Proteins encoded within one genomic window of Humulus lupulus chromosome 1, drHumLupu1.1, whole genome shotgun sequence:
- the LOC133778679 gene encoding uncharacterized protein LOC133778679, which yields MGNVVHYRKPAPMFKGGNNSRDTNNKCAYHKDVGHMTERVSSAEEQDREPDQTRASPPLGQAANRGSETASSSQTTYGSRTVPPRVDGHVATISGGPHLGGPSWNDQKRYLSKLDHDHEVCPIVQTLAQRPKLMNLPITFTEEDARNVHFPNHDPLVIDVKIANKRVSRVLVDDESSINVLFKPAFTAIGLTEVDVASCPTQIYGFNGDSLLLMGKIQLPVMLGNKVQGSFKYFTFIVVDYPTTCNVIFGRPALIDFDAITSIPHLCMKFPCDNGGVGTMRGDQKSTPKVLSRLFPTNLHGPRRVS from the exons ATGGGCAACGTGGTCCATTACCGGAAGCCAgcccccatgtttaaagggggaaatAATTCGAGGGACACCAACAACAAGTGCGCTTACCACAAGGACGTGGGTCACATGACCGAAAGAGTGTCGTCAGCTGAAGAACAAGATCGAGAACCTGATCAAACTAGGGCATCTCCACCATTGGGCCAGGCTGCCAACAGGGGTTCTGAGACTGCGAGCAGCTCCCAGACAACCTATGGCTCCAG AACCGTGCCTCCACGGGTAGATGGccacgtggccaccatatcaggTGGCCCGCATTTGGGAGGGCCATCTTGGAATGATCAGAAAAGATACCTCAGCAAGCTCGATCACGACCATGAGGTATGCCCCATAGTCCAAACTCTGGCTCAACGCCCAAAGTTGATGAACCTGCCCATCAcgttcacagaagaggatgcccGGAATGTTCATTTCCCGAATCATGATCCCTTGGTCATTGATGTgaaaatcgccaacaaaagggtATCCCGAGTTTTGGTGGATGACGAGAGCTCCATCAATGTACTGTTCAAGCCAGCCTTCACAGCGATTGGATTAACAGAGGTAGATGTGGCCTCATGCCCAACACAGATCTAtggcttcaatggggattcattgctcctAATGGGTAAGATTCAACTACCCGTGATGTTGGGGAATAAGGTTCAGGGCTCGTTCAAATATTTCACTTTCATAGTGGTGGACTACCCCACTACGTGCAACGTAATTTTTGGTCGTCCTGCTTTAATCGATTTCgacgccatcacctccatcccccatctctgcatgaagttcccatgcgataaTGGAGGAGTGGGAACTATGCGAGGAGATCAAAAAAGCACCCCAAAAGTTCTATCACGTCTTTTCCCGACTAATCTTCATGGTCCGCGAAGAGTCTCTTGA